A genomic stretch from Procambarus clarkii isolate CNS0578487 unplaced genomic scaffold, FALCON_Pclarkii_2.0 HiC_scaffold_1096, whole genome shotgun sequence includes:
- the LOC138362026 gene encoding uncharacterized protein, with the protein MCVEAILFEEVISTGSSSSSYKTSPNMDLPSTSNGLQGKFLRRCTNCKQCVHVRSNVCKFCQCDFRNSRELMKKEEEARFLLKGKKALERNTASRVLRRIENQLTYLRGCGYESIVIYYKKGPARQEEDKKIFTTNFFLSRTRKLDADKLTLGSEGDSDNALEKNPDELQVQQVHKVQKVPQVQEIQQLQKVPQVEHLQKVPPVQQGLPLAILQKQQEVQVVKFEPQGTTPGKQCSNNGMGILKYLRKQVKKDKQ; encoded by the exons atgtgtgttgaagctattctctttgaagaagtcatctcgacaggatcttccagctccagctataaaacttcaccaaacatggatctacctagtacatcaaatg gtcttcagggaaaattcttgaggagatgcacaaactgcaaacaatgtgtgcatgtccgaagcaatgtttgcaagttctgccagtgtgacttccgaaacagtagagaattaatgaagaaagaagaggaagcccgttttctacttaaaggcaagaaggctttagaacgaaatacagcaagccgggttctacgaaggattgaaaatcag ctaacatatctgcgtggctgtgggtatgaatcaatcgttatctattacaagaaaggaccagcacgacaagaagaggacaagaagatcttcaccactaacttctttttgt cacgcacaaggaagcttgatgcagataaacttacattaggatcagaaggtgatagcgataatgccctggaaaaaaatcctgacgagctacaagtgcagcaggtgcataaagtccaaaaggtaccgcaggtgcaagaaattcaacaattacaaaaagttccgcaggtggaacatttacaaaaagttccgccggtgcaacaagggctaccattagcaatccttcaaaaacagcaagaagtacaagtagtaaaatttgaaccacagggaactacaccaggaaaacagtgtagtaacaacggaatgggaattttaaaatacctgaggaaacaggtaaaaaaggacaaacaatag
- the LOC138362025 gene encoding uncharacterized protein, which translates to MTLGEEAEQVFAYLSRYNSTTKNMLKAERTEELTEGAVFWNHRKIDGLARALVTRLRKARETEITVSNEIDKLDVQKSLIQEWRSDLQMICKELELNTGTTSKNIKYSIEAVADSIRHRKNLIATDAASSKMRSSLRHRNECDRKKLQGFIKIYNSENSEILSEKDAIEGILPWHNLLPHHSQNVSLAQKKKAVEDVELQKRSREEQQHTVQEMLHYLAYYKNKRDFNRTY; encoded by the exons atgactttaggggaagaggcagagcaagtgtttgcatacctctcacgatacaactctacaactaaaaacatgctgaaagctg aaagaacagaagaactcacagagggtgcagtcttttggaaccatcgaaaaattgatggactggctcgtgcattagttactcgactcagaaag gccagagagacggaaataacagtttcaaatgagatcgacaaacttgatgttcaaaagtcattgattcaagaatggcgatctgacctacaaatgatttgtaaggagttagagttaaacactggaacaacctcgaagaacataaaatattctatcgaggcagttgcagactctatcaggcatcgcaaaaatctgattgccactgatgcag catccagtaaaatgcgctcttccctccggcacagaaatgagtgtgataggaaaaagcttcaaggcttcataaaaatctacaatagtgaaaactctgaaattctcagtgaaaaggatgcaatagaaggtatcctgccatggcacaatttattgcctcatcatagccaaaatg tgtcccttgctcaaaaaaagaaggcagtagaagatgtggagcttcagaagagatccagagaagagcaacaacacactgttcaagaaatgctgcattatctcgcatattacaagaataagagagattttaaccgaacatactga